GACTTCAAGTCGCATTATGTTGCTCGCGATAACGGTCAGACAGTTGAGACTTCAACGCTGGTGGCAGCGCTGAGCGGATTGAAATTGAGCAGCACGGCCGCAGCCATGAAGCTGACACCAGCTCAGGTTAAGGCTTTAACGGCACCGCCGACAGTGACATCGAAAACGGTTGCCATTGAGGATGGCAAGCAGGTAGCCAAATCCAATACGGCACAACTTATGAATCATGGCCTTGCGCTCGTTTCAATGGTTTTGATTCTGATGGTCACCATGGTGTATGGTTCTATTCTGGCACAGGAAATTGCAACTGAAAAAGGCTCGCGAATCATGGAGATCCTTTTGTCCTCTGTCAGTGCCACGACGCAATTCTTTGGCAAGTTGGCGGGTATTTTCGCCTTGTTGCTGACACAACTGGTTATTTACGTGATTGCCGGTGTTATCGGCTGGCAATTTTTGAAAAATCAAACAATGGTTGCCGGCTTGTTAAAGCAAGTGGATCTTTCGATACTAGCTTCTGGGACAACCGCCATGATTGCGCTTTTCTTTATCATCGGCACACTCACTTATTCGGTCTTGGCTGCATTAACCGGCTCGCTTGTTTCTAATCAGGAACAAGTCCAGCAAGCTGTTATGCCAATTACCATGCTGGGGATGATCGGCTACTTCATTACAATCGCCGCCCAAGCCAATGATTCGACGCTGGCACAAGTAACAAGCTACGTGCCTTTCTTGAATGTTTTTGTTATGCCAACGCAGATGTCGCTAGGCCGAGCAAGTATGGGTCAGGCATGGGTCAGTGTCGGTATTAGTGTCGTCTTTCTCGCCTTGTTTACTTTCTTTACGGTCGCGGTTTATCGGAATAACGTCTTGGTCTATTCCGGTTCGGGCTTGTGGCAATCAATGAAGACCTCCTTTAGCATTTGGAAGGCGGAACGCGGTGTGGCTAAAAAATAAATATAATTAGGCAAAATAGGCAAAATAAAAAGGCGATTCCTCAGCGGAGTCGCCTTTTTGCATGGCAGCTGTATTCAGCAGTTAATGAGCGCGCAGTCGGGTCAAACGTTGAGCGGTTGCCAGTCGTACCTGAATCAACCCGCTTTTGAAAGTTTCATCATGCTTTTAATCCGCGCTTCGCCAAAGTGCTCATTTTCGGCGATCAAAATCCGTGCACAGGCATAACTATCCGCTAAGGCATTGTGGTGATGCTCAAGCGGAATGTGTAAGGCGGCACTGACAGTATCTAACCGATGATTCGGCAACTTCGGCAAAAATTGTCGCGAGGTTTTAACCGTGTCAATCACTTGATAGCGCGGCGCCGCAATGCCGTAACGATCCAGTGTCAGTCGCATAACCGAAACATCAAACGGTGCATTGTGAGCGGTCACGATCCGACCTGGCGTATAGAACATTTGAATATGCGGCCAAACTTGATCAAATGTTGGCTGATCTTGAACCATTTCAGGGGTGATGCCATGAATGTGAATGTTTTGGGCATCAAACTGCATCTGCGGATTAATAAGGGTGTAAAAACTGTCAACCACCTTATTTTGCTGGACGACCACGAGCGCCAATGAACACGCTGAGGCTCGCTTGCGATTGGCGGTTTCGAAATCCATGGCGATAAAGTCCATCGTATTTTCTCCTAAATCAAGTCTTTTGTGACAAGTTCAACTGGACAGTGGTCACTGCCCATAATGTCGGTCAGAATTTTTGCATCCTGAATATATGGTTTGAAGTCACGGCTGCTGACAAAGTAGTCAATACGCCAACCAGCGTTATTAGCGCGGGCATGGAATCGATAACTCCACCATGAGTAAGTGACGGTATCTGGATACAAGTTCCGGAATGTATCGATAAAGCCGCTATCTAACTGTTTTGTAAAGTCAGCCCGTTCTTCATCGGTAAAGCCGGCGTTGTGGTGATTGGTCTTGTCATTTTTAAGGTCGATTTCTTGGTGCGCGACATTTAAATCGCCGCAGTAAACGAGCGGCTTTTTGGCCGCGAGTTGGTTCGTGTAGGCAAGAAAATCTTTGTCCCATTGCTGGCGGTAATCCAGCCGCTTCAGTTCACCACCAGAGTTCGGCGTATAAACCGTCATCAAATAGAAGTTTGGATACTCTAAGGTAATGATCCGGCCTTCAGTATCATGTTCAGGAACGCCCATCCCATACGTGACATTGAGCGGTTCATGTTTGGTGAAAATGGCCGTACCAGAATAGCCTTTGCGTTCAGCGTAGTTAAAGTATTGATGATAGCCAGGCAGATCAAGTTCAACTTGGCCTGCCTGCATTTTGGTTTCCTGCAAACAGAACCAGTCGGCGTCTAATTCATTAAAAATAGTCATAAAGTCTTTTTTTAAAACAGCTCGTAAGCCATTCACGTTCCAAGAAATTAATTTCATCAAATGATTCACTCCTAACGATGCATTGCGGTTCCATTCTACTAGATTTGACAGATGATTGCGATATGCAGAGCGCGAACAGGCTTCTGCGCCTGAGAGCGCGTTTTCTACGAGAAGTCAAAACACAGAAGTATCATTCAATTCAATTTCTAAGACTGACAGTAAAGATCTAGGGAAAGCTCTTCACAGCCTTCCCGTGTTCATAACAGCAATTATCTGCTAAAATAGCTTAGTAGTATTTGTGAAAGGACCTGATGTTGTGGTGGATGCGCCGCGTACGCTTGAAGGAATTACCATGATGCATGATGAACCTTTGAGTCATTATACGTTTACGAAAACCGGGGGACCGGCTGATTTATTGGCGTTTCCCAAAAATGTGGCCGAAGTGCGGGCATTAGTTGATGACGCTCGTGACCAAGGCTTGCCTTTGACGGTGATTGGAAATGCCAGCAATTTAATTGTCCGGGATGGTGGCATTCGCGGACTGGTGTTGATTTTAACCGAAATGAAAACCATCACGGCCAGTGGCAATCAAGTGACAGCTGAGGCGGGGGCGCGGTTGATTGATACAACCGAAGCAGCTTACCGAGCAGGTTTGACTGGTCTTGAGTTTGCTGCTGGCATTCCTGGCAGTGTTGGCGGCGCTGTTTTCATGAACGCAGGCGCTTACGATGGTGAAGTCTGCAACGTCATCAGCAGTGTTGACGTTTTGACGCGAGAAGGCGAATTAAAGACGTATGATCACCGTGAACTGAAATTCCGTTATCGGCACAGTGTTGTTCAGGATACAGGTGATGTCGTCTTAAGCGCTACCTTTACGCTCAAAGCGGGTGACAAACCAGTCATTCGAGCAAAAATGGATGAGTTGAATGCGCGTCGGGCGGCTAAACAACCACTTGAATATCCTTCTTGCGGGTCGGTCTTTAAACGGCCAAAGGGGCATTTTGTTGGCCCAATGATCCAAAAAGCTGGTCTGCAAGGTCATATTATCGGTGGGGCACAGGTGTCAAAGAAACATGCTGGCTTCATCATCAACCTCGGCGATGCAACCGCAACGGATTACCTAGACATGATTCATCTTATACAAAAAACAGTGAAAGCTAAATTTGATGTTGATCTGGAAACCGAGGTTCGAATTATCGGTGAACCTAGTCAACCAAAATAGACCTTAGAAAGGGGCGACACAATGCATTTAGTCGAAGCCGTTTTGTTCTTGATGGCACTTGTCATCGTCTCAAACGTGCTCAGTCACTACATTGTGGCTGTCCCGGTCTCCTTGATTCAAGTCGCGCTGGGATTAGGCGCGGCTTTGTTTTTTCATTTGGAGATCAATTTAGCGACAGACTGGTTCATGCTGTTGTTCATTGCTCCGCTGCTATTTTATGACGGGCGTAATTTTCCGCGGCGCGAGTTATGGGAACTGCGTGGCCCGATTATCGGAAACGCAATTTTTCTGGTGTTTGTCACGATGCTGGTCGGTGGGTATCTGATTCACTTTTTGATTCCGCCGATGCCGTTGCCCGCAAGTTTTGCCTTGGCAGCGATTCTCAGCCCGACTGATCCGATCGCGGTGCAGAGTCTAGCTAAGCGAGTTCATCTACCAAAAGGTGTGCTGCATTTGGTGAGCGGCGAGAGCTTGATCAACGATGCCAGCGGGCTGATCGGTTTTAAATATGGCATTGCGGCGACCATGACAGGTACATTTGTCCTTGGCAACGCCGTTCGGGATTTCTTTTATGTGGCAATTGTCGGTGCCTTGGCTGGACTGGTGTTAATCAGTTTAATCAACCTAAGTCGCAAATGGCTGCTGCAGCAAGGGATTAACGATGTCATTTTGCATACTATCTTGCAGGTGCTAACACCTTTCTTCATCTATCTCGTGGTGGACGAGTTCATGCATGCGTCGGGTGTCATTGCAGTCGTTGTGGCGGGGTTGCTTAGTAATACTCGCTACAACCGTTACATTGCTGCCTTGCCAGAACTTAGAATTGTTTCGGAACGTACTTGGGACATTATTGTCTATACACTTAACGGGATTATTTTTCTCATTCTCGGCATTGAATTGCCGGTTGCGATGACCGACACGATTGCTGATCATGAGGTCAGCACGTTTCAGGCGCTCGGCTTTGTGGTTGTCGTTTACCTGGGCATTTTAATTGTTCGAACGCTATGGATTTACGGTTACATGCTGCTGGCAAAACGTTCCAAAGAAGGCAAAGCTTCATGGCGAGCAGCTCTTTTGAGTGGTATTTCTGGCGTGCGCGGCGCGATTACATTAGTCGGGGTGCTTGCCGTCCCAGCAGCTTTGAGCAACGGTGATGCATTTCCGGAGCGTAGTTTAATGTTGTTCATCGCGGCTGGTGTGGTGGTGCTAAGTTTAATCGTCGCCATTATCGCTTTGCCGTTAGTTACCCGTTCAGTGGCACCACTGCAAACGCGTGGATCCACGATTGTAACTGACGACAGTGGCGATCAAGATGATGATGACAGCAACGATATTCGTATCATTTCGCTGAGTCAGGCACAAACCTTTGTCTTTCAAATGGCGGTTCGCCGAGTTGAGTCGGAGCGCCGTGAGACGAATCAAAAAGCCGCTTTGGACTTGATTGCGGAATATCAGTACCTGATTCGCCGGTTAGAACTCGCTGAAGATACCGGTGCTGCCATTCCACCGCTCATTCAGGATGAACTGGATCTGCGAAAAGTCGGGGTTCAAGGCGAGCTATATGCTTTAGACGATCTATGGCGCGACAACAAAATTATGTCCAAAAGTTACGCTAAAGCCCGCAAACAATTGCAACACCGCCTGAATGATCTGGACTCAATGGCCAAACGCTCCGGCCGACCAACTTTCCGCATGTTGTTCGAACGTTCCGCCTTGCGCTTATCGCATTGGTGGTACACCGTGGCCAGCGAGCAAAATCGTTCGCACCGATTCTTCAACGAGCGCTTATTTATTGAAAAAGAAACCGCAAAAGGCGGACTTAAATATTTATCGCAGTTTTTACGACAAAAGGAGAACAAAGCCCACAATTATAACCGCCAAGTTATTTATGCTTTGATTGTCCAATATCGAAATCGAATTGCTTCGGTGAAGGCTTTGAACACGCACAAATCAACTCAATATGAGCAGGAACTCGGGCGCTTGCGAGCTATTGCGTTTGCGGCTGAACGGGCCGCTATCCACGATCTGACAGAAAAAGGGTATATCACGATGACGATGGCGCAAAAACTGAATCAAAATGTTAATTTCACTGAAAATGCGGCTACCTTAACGTCACTTGAAGAGGTTTAAGGGCCGCTGCGGACAAGTCATGCCTGTTCTAAAAGAGCGTTTGGTTGGGTCAAATCAGTTGGTTTTTGCTTTTTAAAACAGACGTTAATTGACAACGGTATCGTCCTTGTCTCGATTGAGACTGGGCCGGTACCGTTTTTTTTGATGTCCATGACATAGGTATTTGTCGGCGGTTTGTGAGGATTCGGCGAAACTTTTTTGACGAATTACAAATCAAATACTTGCGTTGTTGGTTGGCACTCGTATAATAGGCAGAGTTAGTAAACTTAAAGTTTAGTTTAACGAAACCCACAAAGGCGGTGTCTTATGGAGATTGGCAGTCGAATTCGAGACTTACGAATCCGGAAAAACTTGACCCAAGAAGAGTTAGGCGAGCGAACGGATCTCACAAAGGGCTATATTTCGCAGGTGGAGCATGACCAGAGTTCACCGTCACTTGAGACTTTTTTTGATATTTTGAGTGTTTTGGGTGAATCTCCGGCTGATTTTTTTCGTGAGGAACCAAAAGATTCCTTGGTTTATCACGAGGATGATCAAGTCACATATTTGGATGAAGAAAAAGGGTACCGTTTGAAATGGCTGGTGCCTGAAAGCAATGAAAATGAAATGGAACCGGTCATGATCGATTTTGCCGCGCACGGCATTTTTAAAACGTTCGAGCCTTCACCGGCAGAAACCTTTGTTTACGTTGTTAGTGGTCGTGTCAAATTACTGCTGGGTGAACAAACTTATGTTGCAAAGAAAGGCGAGACAATTTACTTTCACGCAACCAAGCAACATCAATTGGTCAACGCCGCGACGGGTCGTAGTAAGTGCTTGCTAGTCGCGACGGCATCTTATTTATAAGGAGTTGGGGTCATTGAGCAACATTATCGTTGAACTGAAGCATGTCGGTAAGCGGTACGGCGACACGCAGGTGCTGAAGGATATCAACATTGAGATCGAACAAGGCAAGTTTTACACGTTGTTGGGGCCATCCGGATCGGGTAAAACAACGATTTTGCGTGCAATTGCGGGGTTTTTGGATGTCTCAGAAGGTGAAGTGCTGTTTGATGGCAAGCGGATCAATGATGTGCCTGCCAACCAGCGCAAGGTAAATACGGTTTTCCAAGACTATGCCCTCTTCCCGCACCTAAACGTTTTTGACAATGTTGCATTCGGGTTGCGGTTGCATCGGATGAGCAAGCAGGACATTCAGACAAAGGTCGAAGATGCCTTAAAAATGGTTCGATTACAAGGTTATGCTGATCGGGAAATTTCTGAATTATCCGGTGGTCAACAACAGCGAGTTGCCATTGCTCGAGCGATTGTCCTCGAGCCGCAAGTATTGCTGCTAGACGAACCGTTATCAGCACTTGACGCTAAATTGCGTAAGGATATGCAATATGAATTGCGCGAATTGCAGGAACGGTTGGGGATCACTTTCCTATTTGTGACACACGACCAAGAAGAAGCGTTGGCCTTGTCGGACGAAATTTTTGTCATGAACGATGGTGAAGTGCAACAAAGTGGTACGCCAGTTGATATTTATGATGAGCCGGTCAATCATTTTGTGGCGGATTTCATTGGTGAAAGTAACATCATTCAAGGGCACATGATTAAGGACTTCTTAGTTGAGTTCAATGGCAAACGGTTTGAATGTGCCGATGCCGGAATGCGTCCAAATGAACCAGTTGAAGTTGTTTTGCGCCCAGAAGATTTGGACATTACCCCAGCAAATTCAGGCAAGGTCAATGTTGAAGTAGACACCCAACTGTTCCGCGGTGACTACTACGAAATTGTGGGTTACGACGATCTCAAGAATGAATGGTTGATTCACTCAACCAACCCCGCCAAAGACGGCGAAACGGTTGGCTTGACGTTTGATCCTGAGGACATCCATGTCATGCGGCTTAACGAATCTGAAGAAGATTTCGACGCTCGGCTGGAAACCTACGAAGGGGAATAACGTCAGTAAGGATCAGTTGGGGCAGTGTCATCGAAGCGTTTTGACGATTAGATAGACACTGGTCGGCGCTGATCGATTTTCGAACTGAGGAGGGTCATCGTGAAAAAATCCACCACAAACGCCGCATTCTACACACCTTATGTGATGTGGCTGGCATTATTTGTGATCGCACCGATGGTTTTAATCGTTTATCAAAGTTTCTTTAACATCAGCGGTCACTTTACCCTTGCCAATTATCAGACCTATTTTCAATCAGGCACTTATATTATGATGACGATCAATTCCGTCTGGTATGCGTTCCTGATCACGTTAGCAACTTTGTTAATCAGCTATCCAACAGCATATTTGCTGCATTATGCCAAGCATAAACAGTTATGGTTGTTGCTGATTATTCTACCGACTTGGATTAACTTGCTGCTGAAAGCATACGCCTTCATCGGGATCTTCAGTCAGGATGGCGGGGTTAATAGTTTCTTGGGAATGTTTGGCATCGCGCCCCAGCAATTCCTGTTCACGGATTTTAGTTTCATTTTTGTTGCTGCTTATATTGAAATCCCGTTCATGATCTTGCCGATTTTCAATGCAATCGAAGAATTACCGGAAAACCTTGTCAATGCTGCCCAAGATTTAGGGGCCAAAAGCTGGCAGACCTTCACCAAGGTGATCTGGCCGTTAACAATTTCCGGCGTGAAATCCGGGGTTCAAGCTGTTTTCATTCCTAGTTTAAGTTTATTCATGTTGACGCGTCTGATCGGCGGGAACCGGGTCATTACTTTGGGGACAGCCATTGAAGAGCATTTTCTGACAACGATGAACTGGGGCATGGGTTCGACGATCGGGGTTGTCCTGATCGTCGCCATGTTCATCATCATGTTCCTGACCGGCGAACGTAAGAAGAAGGGGGCGCGGCGTCATGAAGCGTAAATTCAAATGGTCCAACCTTTATCTGATCTTCGTCTTCATCTGTTTGTATGTGCCGATCTTTTATTTGGTTATCTACTCGTTTTCAACGGGAGATCGCATGAGCAATTACAGCGGCTTCACATGGAAACATTATGCTGAGCTGTTTGCTGACACCCGGATGATTCAAATTGTTCTGGATACGTTGCTAGTCGCGCTATTATCCAGTTTGATCGCTACGATTATCGGTGCGTTAGGAGCATTAGCAATTGATCGTACTAGTCGACCTGTTGTTAAAAACACGGTCTTATCCCTCAACAACATTCTTATGGTGAGTCCAGATGTCATTATCGGTGCTAGTTTTCTGATCTTCTATACCGCGTTGAAAGTGCCATTGGGTTTCTGGTCCGTCTTGATGAGCCATATTGCCTTTTCTATCCCGATTGTCGTGTTGATGATCCTACCGCGGCTTCAGGAAATGAGCCATTCTTTACTAGATGCTGCTCGTGATTTAGGCGCGTCCAACTATCAAGTTTTAACGCGCGTGATCGTGCCTTATATTACGCCGGGTATTTTTTCCGGCTTTTTCATGGCCTTTACGTATTCACTAGATGATTTTGCCGTGACCTTCTTTGTCACTGGTAATGGTTTTGAAACACTGGCAGTCGAAATATACGCTCGCGCACGACAAGGCATCAGTTTGGAGATCAATGCGTTGTCAGGCGTCATGTTTATCTTTGCTTTACTGCTGGTAGTCGGTTACTACTTCATTCAACAAGCAGGTCAAAATCGGCGAGCCAAACAAAAACACAAGCGAGAAAGCGAGGCGTTGATCAATGAAACGACTCATTAGTATTGCGATTGCCATCTTAGCTGTTTGTCTCGGATTAGCAGTTTGGAGTGAAGGATTACAAAAATCGCAAGGTGATACGGGTGAAAACACGTTAAACCTTTTCAACTGGGGCGATTACATCGATCCGGCGCTGATCAGCAAGTTTGAAAAACAAACTGGCTATCATGTTAATCAAGAAACCTTTGATTCAAATGAAGCCATGTTCACCAAGATTCAACAAGGTGGTACAAGCTACGATTTGACAGTACCATCTGACTACATGATCGAAAAAATGAAAAAGGCCAATCTGTTGCTACCACTCGATAAAAGTAAATTACGCGGGATGCAAAACATGGACCCGCGTTTAATCGATAAAGATTTTGATCGCAACAATAAATACAGCATTCCGTATTTCTGGGGAACGCTGGGGATTATTTACAACGATAAGTTTGTCAAAGCCAGTGAAGTTCAACACTGGGATCAACTATGGAACCCGAAATTCAAAGATTCAATCATGTTGATTGATTCGGCCCGCGACGTGTTTGCACCAGCGCTCATTTCGATGGGCAAGTCGGTTAATGAAACCAACCCGCAAACCTTAGCGCTCGCCAAGGCAAAACTTGATCAGCTGTCGCCTAATGTGAAAGCTGTTGTTGCTGATGAAATCAAAATGTACATGGCCGAGAACGAGGCTAAGATTGCCGTTGACTGGTCAGGTGAAGCCAGTGAGATGTTGGCCAACAATAAACATCTGCACTATGTTGTCCCGCGCGAAGGCAGCAATCTCTGGTTTGACAACTTGGTCATCCCTAAGACGGCTAAGCATTTTAAGGCCATCTATGCCTTTCTAAACTTCATGATGGAACCCAAAAACGCGGCTCAAAATGCCGAATATGTCGGTTATGCAACACCAAATGCAGCCGCCAAGAAGCTCCTACCAAAGAGTGTGCAAAATGATCGCCAATTTTATCCAGATGATGAAACAATGAAACATTTGGAGATTTATTCTGATCTGCCACCAGCTAAGGTTGGGCTTTATAATGATCTTTTCTTGGAATTCAAAATGTATCGCCGATGAGAAGGCTCATCGCTTACAGTCCGCTATGATTAGCTAAAAATGCTAATTTGCGGGCTTTTTTTGGGTCACTTTTTCGATTGCTTCGGTAGTCTTAAACGACAAGGATTTAACTGATGATCTCGCAAAAAATAAGCCTTGATAACAAAGAGCGATGAGGGAAAATGGCTTTAAAGATGAGAACGTTTTCTAAAATGCACATCACACTAGCAAAATCTGGTACGCTTATTGCAATGAAAAACATCTGATTGTGCTCCAGCGTCATTAACCGACAAAGGGATAAACGGTTTTGCAGTCGTCTTGGATACTTGTTTCAGATACGATCACTAAGAGGTGGGCAGCTTGGGAAAGAGAACTTACAAAAATGAAGAGCGCTGGGTAGACGTTGTTTGTTGCCTTAGCCTTTGGTTGGCATCTTTTAGTTTGATGGCAGCCGCTACGGTACTGGATGTCAATCGTCCATTCTTCATTATTATGCTGTCATTAACGGCCTGCGCCATTGGCGAAACGGTGACGTTGGTTAGGAAAAAGCGCTGAGGCGGATGATAAGATTGTTTAATGCTATCACGCGTCACGGTAAAATGGGCCAGTATTAGCTGTGTCTTTTCAGTGATTATTTTTGTGACTAATCAACCAATAACCGACTACGAAAAATACAGTTCCAAGTGTTGCAATTCCTAAAGCATCGAGCAATATGGAAGCGATAAAACCATTCCGAATGGCAAACCATACAACTGCACTGACAAACATCACGCACCATCCTCCAACAAAACTTAGACCAACAACTTTATTTGTTTGCATCAATTTAACCTCCAGTAATAGTTTAAGCTGCCAATGAGAATGCCTTCTATCTTATAGCAAGGATAACATGAAACTGAAAATGTTGGTTACATTTTTTAACATAGGGGCAGTGATCTTTCAGCTTTATGGCGATTTAATGCACGCCACTTCGCACACAATAAAAAGCGATCCGCCTATTTTTGGACGGATCGCTTTTTGTTCATATTAACCACTATTGCCTAATCAACAACATCGACTTTCTTAGCAGCCAATCGGCGTCGATTGAGCCACTTGCGTCCTTCTTCGATGAGGAAGAGCGGAATTGGAATAATAGCCAAGAAGATCCAATCCGTTGGGGCGAGTGGGCCGGTGTGAAAGAGTTCCTGTAAGAATGGGGTATAGCTGAGTAGTGCCAATAGGAAAATTTCAAAGACGATCCCGAACCAAACGAGTTTGTTGGCAAAAAGACCGGCTTTGAAAACAGAAGCATTTTCGGTTCGGCAGTTCATCGCTGCGGCAATCTGACAGAAGATGATGGCGGCCAAGGTCATGGTAGTCGCCATGACGTAAGTGTTGCCACTGGTTGCCAGACCCTTCAACGGCCAACCATTGAGATGGTTGACGAAGAAGTAGGCACCGCTTGAAATGATTGAGGCAATCAGGCCATACCAAGCAAACGCCTTCCAGAGAACGGTTTTACTCATGAGGTGGGCATCGCGTGCTCGCGGTGGCTTGTCCATGATGCCAGGTTCCGCTTTCTCAGAGCCAAGACCTAAGGCTGGCATCATGTCGGTGCCAAGATCGACGGTCAAAATTTGCATGACAGTCAACGGGAGCGGAATCGCACCACGTGAGAACAGGAATAAGGCTGAAGGTACCGCTTCAGGCAAGTTAGAATTCAAGATGTAGATCAGGAATTTCTGAATGTTACTGTAAACGGTTCGACCTTCTTCAATGGCGGCAACAATTGAGGCAAAGTTGTCATCGGTTAGGATCATATCAGCGGCATCCTTGGCGACATCGGTGCCGGTAACGCCCATGGCAACACCAATGTCGGCTTTTTTCAAGGCTGGGGCATCATTGACACCATCGCCGGTAGAAGCAACGATCTCGCCAATTTCTTGCAAGGTTGAGACGATTTTGTATTTCTGCTCTGGGGCGACCCGTGCGAAAATGATTTCGCCAGCAAGTGCCTTTTTTAAATCTTCTTTACTCATTGAATCGAGTTCGCCACCGGTGACAACCCGCGCTTTGTCAGAAGTGAGGCCGATTTTGACCGCGACGGACTTAGCTGTTAAGGAAGAGTCGCCGGTAACCATAATAATTTTGATGCTGGCACGGTGACATTTCTTGATGGCTTCGTAAATTTCCGGACGTGGCGGATCGGACATGATTGCTAAGCCAACAAAGGTCAAATTGGTTTCGGCCGTGTCGATTGTGAGGCCGTCAAGTTGTTTTTCTTTATCTGTTTCTTGAGGCACCTCACGATAAGCGGTGGCAATGGAACGCAGGCCGAGGGAAGCATATTTGCGGTTGGCATCGTCAATCGCTTTTTTATCGTCTTCAGTCAGTGGCCGAACTTTGCCATTTTCTTGGATAGTGTCACAATGCGGCAGCAAATCGCTCAGCGAGCCTTTGGTGCAAATTGATAAGGTGTGATCGTCATGTTGATGAATGGTGGTCATACGCTTCCGATCTGAATCAAACGGCAGCTCTTTCAGGCGTGGATACTTAATGCTGTATGCCTTG
This genomic window from Lacticaseibacillus paracasei subsp. paracasei contains:
- a CDS encoding ABC transporter permease, whose amino-acid sequence is MKRKFKWSNLYLIFVFICLYVPIFYLVIYSFSTGDRMSNYSGFTWKHYAELFADTRMIQIVLDTLLVALLSSLIATIIGALGALAIDRTSRPVVKNTVLSLNNILMVSPDVIIGASFLIFYTALKVPLGFWSVLMSHIAFSIPIVVLMILPRLQEMSHSLLDAARDLGASNYQVLTRVIVPYITPGIFSGFFMAFTYSLDDFAVTFFVTGNGFETLAVEIYARARQGISLEINALSGVMFIFALLLVVGYYFIQQAGQNRRAKQKHKRESEALINETTH
- a CDS encoding cation-translocating P-type ATPase, which produces MKNEKETRRKFATDPVPDLMTDLHTTSTGLTRKEAADRLEKYGENVITREKQQSQLLIFLKNFTSVMAILLWVSGFVAILSGTLELGIAIWLVNIINGVFSYWQEHEAQKATDSLMKMLPAYTQVYRDGKLQQINATKMVPGDVFNLQAGNAVPVDARLIKATSVQVDQSALTGESVPESKKVAFDAGQGEFAESNLVYAGTTVGAGTATAVAFATGMNTEFGRIAALTQQQKPSLSPLQLELNRLTKQISLIAIGLGLVFFVSAIFFVHYPVAQSFIFALGMIVAFIPEGLLPTVTLSLAQGVQRMAKKHALLKDLNSVETLGETTVICSDKTGTLTQNQMTVDHIWTPAHSFTVTGQGFVNNGQIQLDGKPIKYGTDADLDLLIRLVAFNNDTEVEPSKGSARPKILGTPTEASLVILAQKSGIDTKAYSIKYPRLKELPFDSDRKRMTTIHQHDDHTLSICTKGSLSDLLPHCDTIQENGKVRPLTEDDKKAIDDANRKYASLGLRSIATAYREVPQETDKEKQLDGLTIDTAETNLTFVGLAIMSDPPRPEIYEAIKKCHRASIKIIMVTGDSSLTAKSVAVKIGLTSDKARVVTGGELDSMSKEDLKKALAGEIIFARVAPEQKYKIVSTLQEIGEIVASTGDGVNDAPALKKADIGVAMGVTGTDVAKDAADMILTDDNFASIVAAIEEGRTVYSNIQKFLIYILNSNLPEAVPSALFLFSRGAIPLPLTVMQILTVDLGTDMMPALGLGSEKAEPGIMDKPPRARDAHLMSKTVLWKAFAWYGLIASIISSGAYFFVNHLNGWPLKGLATSGNTYVMATTMTLAAIIFCQIAAAMNCRTENASVFKAGLFANKLVWFGIVFEIFLLALLSYTPFLQELFHTGPLAPTDWIFLAIIPIPLFLIEEGRKWLNRRRLAAKKVDVVD
- a CDS encoding ABC transporter substrate-binding protein: MKRLISIAIAILAVCLGLAVWSEGLQKSQGDTGENTLNLFNWGDYIDPALISKFEKQTGYHVNQETFDSNEAMFTKIQQGGTSYDLTVPSDYMIEKMKKANLLLPLDKSKLRGMQNMDPRLIDKDFDRNNKYSIPYFWGTLGIIYNDKFVKASEVQHWDQLWNPKFKDSIMLIDSARDVFAPALISMGKSVNETNPQTLALAKAKLDQLSPNVKAVVADEIKMYMAENEAKIAVDWSGEASEMLANNKHLHYVVPREGSNLWFDNLVIPKTAKHFKAIYAFLNFMMEPKNAAQNAEYVGYATPNAAAKKLLPKSVQNDRQFYPDDETMKHLEIYSDLPPAKVGLYNDLFLEFKMYRR